The proteins below come from a single Bactrocera dorsalis isolate Fly_Bdor chromosome 5, ASM2337382v1, whole genome shotgun sequence genomic window:
- the LOC105225280 gene encoding cold shock domain-containing protein E1, translating to MNAQSKGYRTGEDIYDNISCDGFFNMNAMRIQTTFPPIGTFTLDSTLGPPPTQSQNQPPISQHPPPIGIFDANEVPEIIQNPATIGVFQSNSVLSNGGGSGGGGGNNSSSIFSSQSSSSSAANDPSQATRETGIIEKLLHSYGFIQCCERQARLFFHFSQFSGNIDHLKIGDPVEFEMTYDRRTGKPIASQVSKIAPEVVLSEERVTGTVTTELRTDCANNLLSSNETTGRISYENRGECFFLPYTKDDVEGNVNLRAGDKVSFQIATNQRGNLGACHIRLENPAQPVKYRGVVCSMKESFGFIERADVVKEIFFHFSEAEGNVELRPGDDVEFTIQTRNGREFACNITRLAPGSVIFEDVDTTIYKGQVLKPLDRNNPTRQTNDPLPGRIRYRAPDYSEVEVPFGDKDQKGDFTLRHGDWVQFLLATDRRDQLQRATSISLLDETFKVSGEKREQGVVASLKDGFGFLRCVERNLRLFFHFTEVLDTSREIAVNDEVEFTVVQEPGVPYNTSRLHAIRIKHLPPNTVQFEMLMASNIEGSVTREAPKSPVKSQDRVEGGVITYDHGDVKKTIMYFLKDCEKPPRIGDRVRFDIYLVKRNKEFIAVNVQLIGQMQQIHQQQLQQQQQQQPQHMLTNTTNQLQHQHMHNQNNEQMLLSNGVGVGLNTGIGVNVGIGGNTGGMLLTPQNGYLPLTNSTQLLSTPKIEDFKLDNNNLAMGEHGQTYRGFIAVIKENFGFIETLSHDEEVFFHFSNYVGNPNWLELGQEVEYTLSPNGNTSASGNCLPAENVRTLPKGSIPQPAILDGTHNGIVARPLRCINPDQQEYAGLIEVLDETKQSVLTQHEFGITSLVNKRDLLQKGDLVTFRIDEIGRAADINAVRQKKRATVDSIKGQFGFLNYEIEDGKKLFFHMSEVQGNAVALHPGDTVEFSVVTNQRNGKSSACNVLKINDRPDRLISRLKLNADDTVPRLIITRAPRGPQSKGFLPQARIARIPGILIE from the exons ATGAACGCCCAATCAAAAGGTTACCGCACCGGTGaag ACATCTACGATAACATTTCTTGCGATGGCTTTTTCAACATGAATGCCATGCGTATTCAAACCACTTTTCCGCCAATTGGCACTTTTACTTTGGATTCTACGCTGGGTCCGCCACCAACCCAATCGCAAAATCAGCCACCAATATCCCAACACCCACCACCGATTGGGATATTCGACGCTAACGAGGTGCCAGAGATCATACAAAATCCGGCAACAATCGGTGTGTTCCAATCCAATAGCGTTTTGAGCAATGGTGGAGGTAGTGGTGGCGGGGGCGGTAATAACTCCTCATCCATATTTAGTTCGCAATCGAGCTCTTCATCAGCTGCCAACGATCCAAGTCAAGCAACTCGTGAGACTGGAATTATTGAGAAACTTTTG cattcTTATGGATTCATTCAATGTTGTGAGCGTCAGGCTCGTTTATTCTTTCACTTCTCGCAATTCAGCGGTAATATTGATCACTTAAAAATCGGTGATCCGGTCGAATTTGAAATGACGTACGATCGTCGCACAGGCAAACCAATAGCAAGCCAAGTATCGAAGATAGCACCAGAAGTG GTGTTATCGGAGGAACGCGTTACTGGCACTGTTACAACAGAACTTCGTACTGATTGCGCTAACAATTTGCTTTCGTCAAACGAGACAACTGGTCGCATCAGCTATGAAAATCGTGGCGAGTGCTTTTTCTTACCTTATACCAAAGACGATGTTGAGGGAAATGTCAATTTACGCGCCGGCGACAAAGTTAGTTTTCAAATTGCAACTAACCAAAG AGGTAACCTTGGTGCTTGCCACATTCGTTTGGAGAATCCCGCACAGCCTGTTAAGTATCGTGGTGTTGTATGCTCCATGAAAGAATCGTTTGGTTTTATTGAACGTGCTGATGTcgtcaaagaaatttttttccatttttctgaAGCTGAGGGAAACGTTGAGTTGCGTCCTGGTGACGATGTTGAATTTACCATACAAACCCGTAAC GGTCGCGAATTTGCTTGTAATATAACGAGATTAGCACCAGGATCAGTTATATTTGAGGACGTAGATACCACGATCTACAAAGGGCAAGTGTTGAAGCCCCTTGATCGCAATAATCCAACTCGACAAACCAATGATCCATTGCCGGGTCGTATACGGTATCGCGCCCCGGACTATTCCGAAGTGGAAGTTCCGTTTGGGGACAAGGATCAG AAGGGTGACTTCACTTTGCGACATGGTGACTGGGTACAATTTTTACTCGCAACTGATAGACGCGATCAACTGCAGCGCGCTACTTCGATTTCTCTGCTCGATGAAACCTTTAAGGTTTCCGGTGAGAAGCGTGAGCAAGGTGTTGTTGCTTCACTTAAGGACGGTTTTGGCTTTTTACGTTGTGTTGAACGCAATTTacgtttattttttcactttacggAGGTGTTGGATACT agCCGGGAAATTGCTGTCAATGACGAAGTTGAGTTTACTGTCGTGCAAGAGCCCGGTGTTCCATACAATACATCTCGCTTGCATGCCATTCGCATAAAGCACTTACCACCAAATACTGTGCAGTTTGAGATGTTAATGGCAAGTAATATTGAAG GCTCTGTAACGCGTGAGGCGCCTAAAAGTCCCGTCAAGTCCCAAGATCGTGTAGAGGGCGGTGTGATCACATATGATCACGGTGATGTCAAAAAGACTATAATGTATTTCCTTAAAGACTGCGAGAAACCACCAAGAATTGGAGATCGTGTACGATTCGATATCTACTTG GTAAAACGAAACAAAGAATTCATTGCTGTAAATGTACAACTAATTggacaaatgcaacaaatacatcagcaacaattgcaacaacaacaacaacagcaaccacaacATATGTTAACCAATACAACGAACCAACTGCAACATCAACATATGCACAACCAAAACAATGAGCAAATGCTACTGTCCAATGGTGTCGGCGTTGGTCTTAATACCGGCATTGGTGTTAATGTAGGCATCGGCGGCAACACCGGCGGTATGTTGCTAACGCCACAAAACGGTTATTTACCACTGACTAATTCAACTCAGCTGCTATCCACACCAAAGATTGAAGACTTCAAATTGGACAATAATAACTTAGCAATGGGTGAACATGGACAAACTTACCGTGGCTTTATTGCTGTCATCAaagaaaattttggttttattgaGACGCTTTCGCACGATGAAGAAGTCTTTTTTCACTTTAGCAATTATGTTGGCAATCCTAATTGGTTGGAATTGGGTCAAGAGGTTGAATATACTCTATCGCCGAATGGAAACACTTCCGCCTCTGGTAACTGCTTGCCGGCCGAAAATGTGCGCACACTACCAAAAGGTTCCATACCACAGCCAGCCATTTTGGATGGCACTCATAACGGTATAGTGGCACGTCCACTACGCTGCATCAATCCCGATCAACAGGAATATGCTGGACTTATTGAAGTATTGGATGAAACTAAACAAAGTGTTCTCACACAGCACGAGTTCGGAATTACCAGTTTAGTAAATAAGCGTGATTTGCTACAAAAAGGTGATTTGGTCACTTTCCGCATAGATGAAATCGGACGCGCTGCTGATATAAATGCTGTACGCCAAAAGAAACGTGCAACTGTTGATTCAATTAAAGGACAATTTGGTTTTCTCAATTATGAAATTGAGGATGGCAAAAAGCTCTTCTTTCACATGTCAGAGGTGCAAGGCAATGCCGTTGCTTTACATCCAGGTGATACTGTTGAATTTTCGGTGGTTACCAATCag CGCAATGGCAAATCATCAGCTTGCAATGTACTGAAGATCAACGATCGTCCAGACCGTTTAATATCCCGTTTAAAGTTAAATGCAGACGATACTGTGCCACGATTAATCATCACGCGAGCACCACGAGGACCACAAAGCAAGGGCTTCTTGCCCCAAGCACGCATTGCACGTATTCCAG gcattttaattgaataa